CGCACCCACGCGCGCGGCGGCCTCGGCGAGTTCCGGTCCGTTGACGGCATCTCCCGCGTTCTCGGCATAGCTCACACGCTCGATCGCCCCGCGGAGGGAGTCCACGTCGCCGGGATCGGCGCCGTGCTCCCGCACGAGGCGCTCGGCGAACTGCCGCGGCGACTCGCCCCCGGGGACCGGGATGCCGAGATCCACCGCGTCGTCCTGCACCAGCGCCCACGCGGCCACCGGGTCCCCAGCCCGCGCAGTGGTCAGACGCGAGCGGCGTCGCAGAGCGCGCAGCGCCGCGGGGGCGCCGAGGAGCAGGAGCAGAAGAACGATGCCCCCGGCGAGAAGAAGCCCCGGACCGATCCCGCGCGTGTCGCCGGTGGTGCCGCTGCCTTGCAGCCCCGGCCCGTCCTGGTTTCCGAGCGACGGAGCGGTCGTGGACTGCGTCTCCGGTGCCGCGCTCTGCTGATGCTGAGGGGCGTTCGGGGTCGTGTTCGTGCCGCCGGTGGTGCCCGAGGCGAAGCTGGTGGGCACGCCGAGGCTGTTGGTCGGCTCGAACGGCACCCAGCCGATGCCCTGGAAGTACACCTCGGGCCACGCGTGCAGCTGACTCGAGGTCACGGTGAAGGTGGACCGCTCCTGCCCGACCCCCGAGCTCGACATCGTGCCGGGGAGGTAGCCGACGACGATCCGCGACGGCATGTCGAGCGTGCGGGCCATGACGGCGAAGGCCGAGGCGTAGTGCACGCAGTAGCCGGTGCGCGCCTGCAGGAAGTCGGCGACGGCATCCAATCCCGCTCCGTCGAAGCCCGCCTCGACGGGGGCGTCGAGCGAGTAGCGGAAGGCGCTGCTGCGGAACCAGGTCTGCAGGTCGATCAGGGCGTCATAGGGCGACGACGCCCCCGCCGTGACCTCACGAGCCGTGTCGCCGATGATGGCGGGGACGTCGGCGGGGAGAGCGCGCACGGCGTCGCCCAGCTCCGATCCGCCCACCGCACGCGCGCGGATCTGCTCGAGGGTCGGTCGAGGAACGGAGGTCTGCACCGAGTAGTCCTGGTCGCGCGAGGAGCCCGCGCGCGACACGATCGTGCGGTTGTCCGGCATCCCGAGCCAGTCGCCCTGCAGACCCGTCACGGTCGTCGCGGGGGAGGGGACGGGGAGCCATGGGCTGTCGAGCTCGCCCACCGAGATGTCGGTCGTGTACTGCGCGACCGCGATGTCGGAGTCGATCGGCGGGGCCGCGAACACCGGACCGTCGTCGGGGACGTTCACGGTGTCGGCGCGGTCGGGCTGCCACACCGAGCCGTCGAAGCTCGACAGTGTGACGGCGCGCAGGTACGGCGGCGTCGGGGCGTCCGTCTGGAGCGTGAGCACGTCGACGTCGCGGGGCTGGCGCAGGTCGTTGCCGAGCTCGAGGTTGGGGTTGATGGTCGTGCCGTAGCCGCCGGTGCCGCCCGAGGCGAAGCGCAGGGCGGGTTGGGGCAGGAGCGGGGTCGCGACGACCGCCACGATCACCGCGACCGCGGCGAT
This portion of the Microbacterium testaceum StLB037 genome encodes:
- a CDS encoding transglutaminaseTgpA domain-containing protein, with product MSAGDVTVLRTPRRRRDASLLTLGLFAAIAAALLPVFSVMQTGSWTVQAAFLTAAILGAGLAARLLHLPALVATLLEVGIWLFALTAMFGRATAVLWIIPSPATVSTVPSLVAAASEEIRTGVAPVAPGVGLAFVLVAAIGGLAVVLDHVVLTARMPLLAGVGLVAVSLIPTIAIPADVDVTAFVLLAAALLFLLRVDTRSRHAASRPRPAGPRLRGRGASATALGIAAVAVIVAVVATPLLPQPALRFASGGTGGYGTTINPNLELGNDLRQPRDVDVLTLQTDAPTPPYLRAVTLSSFDGSVWQPDRADTVNVPDDGPVFAAPPIDSDIAVAQYTTDISVGELDSPWLPVPSPATTVTGLQGDWLGMPDNRTIVSRAGSSRDQDYSVQTSVPRPTLEQIRARAVGGSELGDAVRALPADVPAIIGDTAREVTAGASSPYDALIDLQTWFRSSAFRYSLDAPVEAGFDGAGLDAVADFLQARTGYCVHYASAFAVMARTLDMPSRIVVGYLPGTMSSSGVGQERSTFTVTSSQLHAWPEVYFQGIGWVPFEPTNSLGVPTSFASGTTGGTNTTPNAPQHQQSAAPETQSTTAPSLGNQDGPGLQGSGTTGDTRGIGPGLLLAGGIVLLLLLLGAPAALRALRRRSRLTTARAGDPVAAWALVQDDAVDLGIPVPGGESPRQFAERLVREHGADPGDVDSLRGAIERVSYAENAGDAVNGPELAEAAARVGAGLRARATGIRRAVSRFLPRSLLVRPGTAAAEERERVGA